In Thermoanaerobacterium xylanolyticum LX-11, the genomic window CAAAATATTGCTGTTGCTGTGGCAAAGTGCAACTGCCAGCGCGTCGGCAACATCATCTGGTTTTGGTATCTCATCTAACCTTAAGATTGCCTTTACCATATTCTGAACTTGCTTTTTTTCAGCTCTCCCGTAACCTACTACAGATTGTTTTACTTGCAATGGAGTATATTCAAACACTTGTATTCCACAATTTACTGCAGCTAAAATAGCCACGCCTCTTGCTTCACCTATAGTTATGACAGTTTTAGCATTCTTGTTAAAAAAAAGCTCTTCAATGGCCATCACATCAGGCCTATACTTTTCAATCAGAGAATTTATACCATCGTACACGTCTTTAAGTCTCAAACTTTTTTCGGCTCCAACTGGCGTTGTAATAGCCCCATAATCCAAAACCTTAAATTTTCCACCATTGTCATCAATTATTCCATAGCCTACAATTGCAATTCCAGGATCAATACCAATAATTCTCATCAAATTCCTCCTCGTATACTATTTTAACATCTACATCGTACATAGACAAGAAAAAACTCCCTAAAATATCGGGAGTTTAGCTGCTTAAATTTGCAAGTATTGAGTATGCTTCATCCGCATCTTTCACAACAATATTGTTTAAAATCCTCTCTTTATCGTTTGGATTTAAATTATTTACCAAAATGTCCGTCTTTTCCACAAGGGTTTTCCCACCATTTCCATCTGATTTATATAATGACACATACCCATTCAAGCTGGAAATTATGTAATAACCTGGTGGAAAACCATCTTCTTCTTTGTAAAATATCACTTCTTCACTGTCAAATTTTTTAATACTCCATCCACGATAAATCTTTGAAATCTCGTCTTCGCTTTTACCAGCAATCGAAGCACCTATTGTTTGTTCTTCCTTTATTATATCTCCAGTTCCTTTATATAACGTCTCGAAAATCAATTTTCCATTTGGACTGACACTGCTACTGGTAAGAATGCTATTGACTTTTGTATTGGTATATTGCGGCATTTTTGAAGAATGATTGTAATATCTTATATAATACAAGTATCCTGCTAAAAAAATCGCAACAAAAATCAATACAATAGGTATGATTTTCCTTATAAAATATTTCATGTGATAATTACCTACCTTCACCATTACAATTTAACTTTTTTGTAATTATACCCAATAAAAAATTTTTTATACTAAAATTTTTTGAAGGATTTTGTAAAATTATATCGAATATTATCATTTGAAAGGAGTTGATTAATATAATATGCTAAATCAAATTGTTATATTCAAATTAAACGACGAGGAATTTTGCGTAGATATAATGGATGTATTAGAGATAATCCGTATGCAGTCAATAACAAAAGTACCTGATGTGCCAAGCTTTGTAGAAGGCATTATCAATCTGAGGGGCACAGTAATACCAATCATAGATCTTAAAAAAAGACTAAACATGAAACTTACAGAATACGACGATGACACAAGAATAATAATCATCAAAATCAATGAAAAATCCGTTGGATTTATCGTTGATTCTGTAACAGAAGTATTACATGTAGAGCCTGAATCTATAAAAGAAGCACCAGATATCATAGCAGGAATAGGAAAAGAATACATAGAATCAGTAGTAAGCTATGACGAACGCCTGATTATAAACTTAAATTTAGAAAAAATACTGACAGAAAAAGAAAAAAAGGAGATAGAAGAAATGTAATCATTTCTTCTACTCCTCATCATCTGGCATATCGACGTTATGATATACTTCTTGCACATCATCATTTTCTTCCAACTTTTCTATGAATTTTTCAAATTTTTCATAATCGCTATCAGAAAGTTTTACCCTGTTTTGCGGAATCATCGTTATTTCAGCGGAAGACATGACATATCCCGCCTTATTTATTGCATCTTTAACAGCTTGAAAGTTAGAAGGATCCGTCAAAATCTCATATTCATCGCCATCAGATGAAAAATCGTCAGCTCCTGCATCTATTGCAACCATAGCCAATTCATCTTCATCGATATTATCACTCTTTTCCACCGTTATAATGCCTTTTTTGTCAAACATCCAAGCGACGCATCCAGTTGAACCTAAGCTTCCACCGCTTCTATCAAATATATGCCTTATATCTCCAGCAGTCCTATTCTTGTTATCTGTCAAAGCCTCTACTATTATTGCAGAACCTGCAGGTCCATATCCTTCATAAACGACTTCCTCCAAATTACCACCGCTTAACTCTCCAGTGCCTTTCTTTATAGCCCTCTGTATGTTCTCGTTTGGAAGGTTATTAGCTTTGGCTTTTTCTATAGCATCCCTTAATTTGCTGTTAGTCTCAGGATCACCGCCTTCTTTCGCCGCCATTATTATGTCTTTTGTAAGTTTTGTAAATATTTTCCCTTTCTGCGCATCCATCTTTTCTTTTTTGTGCTTTATATTAGCCCATTTTGAATGTCCAGACATAAAAATAAACCTCCTTTACTTTGTGCCAAAATTATTTTATCAAAAAAAGCCTCATAAGTAAATTTAAAATCGCTTCAAAAAATCAGTCATATCATTAAGACTAATACATAAAAATTTTAAACCTATACATATCTTATGTCAATTATGCAAGAATAATATAATAAAAAGTTTAAGGTGATATTGATGAAATGAAAAGATATGTAAAATTAATACTCATTGGCTTTATGACTGGAGTTTTAAATGGACTATTTGGAGCTGGCGGTGGAACTATCATCGTAC contains:
- the ruvC gene encoding crossover junction endodeoxyribonuclease RuvC, whose translation is MRIIGIDPGIAIVGYGIIDDNGGKFKVLDYGAITTPVGAEKSLRLKDVYDGINSLIEKYRPDVMAIEELFFNKNAKTVITIGEARGVAILAAVNCGIQVFEYTPLQVKQSVVGYGRAEKKQVQNMVKAILRLDEIPKPDDVADALAVALCHSNSNILNAKLGSLK
- a CDS encoding chemotaxis protein CheW encodes the protein MLNQIVIFKLNDEEFCVDIMDVLEIIRMQSITKVPDVPSFVEGIINLRGTVIPIIDLKKRLNMKLTEYDDDTRIIIIKINEKSVGFIVDSVTEVLHVEPESIKEAPDIIAGIGKEYIESVVSYDERLIINLNLEKILTEKEKKEIEEM
- a CDS encoding YebC/PmpR family DNA-binding transcriptional regulator gives rise to the protein MSGHSKWANIKHKKEKMDAQKGKIFTKLTKDIIMAAKEGGDPETNSKLRDAIEKAKANNLPNENIQRAIKKGTGELSGGNLEEVVYEGYGPAGSAIIVEALTDNKNRTAGDIRHIFDRSGGSLGSTGCVAWMFDKKGIITVEKSDNIDEDELAMVAIDAGADDFSSDGDEYEILTDPSNFQAVKDAINKAGYVMSSAEITMIPQNRVKLSDSDYEKFEKFIEKLEENDDVQEVYHNVDMPDDEE